A genomic window from Lotus japonicus ecotype B-129 chromosome 1, LjGifu_v1.2 includes:
- the LOC130731366 gene encoding agamous-like MADS-box protein AGL62, translating to MAIIVQFPSLNFFSFGHPSIEGTIERYLSQGLPQPAETMLCIEPSRNINNGELSTQLSQVNNKFGTERNNNDELNRLQKVAMTQISGTDLIEDMDMPQLEHFKETLEELQRKVRFYYNGIVDEGVVIGA from the coding sequence ATGGCTATCATTGTCCAGTTCCCTAGTCTAAATTTCTTCTCATTCGGCCATCCTAGCATTGAGGGTACTATTGAGCGGTACCTATCGCAAGGCCTTCCTCAACCTGCTGAAACCATGTTGTGCATTGAGCCTTCGCGCAACATCAACAATGGTGAGCTTAGCACACAACTATCTCAGGTCAACAACAAGTTTGGCACCGAGAGGAACAACAACGATGAGCTAAACCGGCTCCAAAAGGTTGCAATGACTCAAATCTCGGGTACAGATCTGATTGAAGACATGGACATGCCACAACTTGAACATTTTAAGGAGACCTTAGAAGAACTCCAGAGGAAGGTCAGATTCTATTATAATGGAATCGTAGATGAGGGTGTTGTTATTGGAGCATGA
- the LOC130731357 gene encoding agamous-like MADS-box protein AGL62: MSTSREQSRDLEKITNENNFQVSFCKRRQALFKKASKLCTLYGVEMAIIVLCPSQNFFSFGHPSVEDVIERYLPQDLPQAAQTMLCIEAPRNVNVGELNAQLSRVNNKFDSEMKKNEELNRLHKVALTQISGAGQIEDMDMPQLEHFKAALEELQRKTRFYYDGIVDEGAVTGA; this comes from the coding sequence ATGTCAACCTCTAGAGAGCAAAGTCGTGACCTGGAAAAAATAACCAATGAGAATAACTTTCAGGTTTCTTTTTGTAAGCGCCGCCAAGCGCTCTTCAAGAAAGCTAGCAAGCTCTGCACCCTCTATGGTGTAGAGATGGCTATCATTGTCTTGTGTCCCAGCCAAAATTTCTTCTCATTCGGTCATCCTAGCGTTGAGGATGTTATTGAGCGGTACCTACCGCAAGACCTTCCTCAAGCTGCTCAAACCATGTTGTGCATTGAAGCTCCGCGCAACGTCAACGTGGGGGAACTTAACGCACAACTGTCTCGGGTCAACAACAAGTTTGACTCCGAGATGAAGAAAAACGAGGAGCTTAATCGCCTCCATAAGGTTGCACTAACTCAGATCTCGGGTGCAGGTCAGATTGAAGACATGGATATGCCTCAACTTGAACATTTTAAGGCGGCCCTAGAAGAACTCCAGAGGAAGACCAGATTCTATTATGATGGAATCGTAGATGAGGGTGCTGTTACTGGAGCATGA